Part of the Virgibacillus natechei genome is shown below.
AAAGCCATATGAATTTTAATAAGTAGTTCAGTTTTGGGGTACAGAAATACGATTTGTACACTTAATTGAACTACTTTTTCATACGTATTTTCAATTTTAGTGGAATTCGTTAGAAACTGTTATACTTTGTAGTGCAAGCCTTTAATGGCGAGTGCCTGAGTTGCACTTATGCAATAGGAAAGTTTTATACTGTCCTATCTGCTAAAAATTCACAGGTAATTTTGAATGTAAGAAGAATTGGTTTTTACATGATAATAGGAGTGGGGGATAACAATGAAACAAAATATTTATGACAATCCGATATTCTTTAAAGAATATACTTCTTTACGTGAAAGTGGAGTAACGTATAATGACTTTGTTGAACAGCCAGCAATAAAGTCCGTAATTTCAACTATCCGTGATAAATCTATATTAGATCTAGGGTGCGGGACTGGTGAATTTGCAAAGTATTGTATTGAGAACGGTGCATGGAAGGTTGTCGGTGTAGATATCTCAGAAAATATGATAGAAAAAGCTAAAAGGGAAAACCAAGACGAGAACATAGATTATATTTGTGAGTCAATCGAAGACTTAGAATTAAAGGATCTGAAATTTGATATAATTATAAGCTCATTGGCAGTACATTCATTGGCAGTACATTATATGGAAGATTATACTAACCTAATTGTAAAGGTTCATAATCTATTAGCAAAAAATGGTGAATTCCTCTTTTCAACGGAACACCCTATTGTGACAGCTCGAAAAGAAATGAATAGTTGGGTGAAGGATAGCGATGGAAATAAATTACATTGGGCTTTAGATCATTATCAAGAAGAAGGGAAAAGGGAGCAACATTGGTATATGGATGGTGTCATTAAATACCATCGCACAATTTCGACATTAATAAATACACTTATAGAAAATGGGTTTGTCTTAGAAAAGATAACAGAACCACAATCAATACCTGTAGGGTTAGAGAAAATGCCTAAATTAGTAAATGAGAAAAGGAGACCATCTTTTATTGTTATCAAATCAAGGAAATTGGATTCATTGCCCTTTTAAGACCAACGTTTATTTTCTGTGGAAAATTTTTGGTCGCCATGTCTCACATGACGACCGTTTCGTTCCTTTATCCAGTTTTAGGGTTTCATAAAGTACTTATGCAGCCCGTTATTTCTATTTAAATTATGTGGCCTCAATCCTCTTGCAATGTCGCCCATTCTTCCATTAAATGTTCAATATCCTGTTTGAGTTCGTTTGTTTTCGTTGTGAGTTCTAGCGCTTTTTCGTGATCCTGGTAAATTTCTGGTTGCGTCATTTTTTCTTCTAGTTCAGCAATTTCACCTTCCCGTTTTTCTATCGTTTCTTCTAATTCGGTAATTCGTCGTTGCTGTTTGCGTCTTTCACTTTGTAATTGCTTTTCTTCCTTATGGCTACGTTTCTTCGGTTCATTTTTTTGTTCGACCTTTTCGGATTCGACTTGTTTAAGTCTTGCTATTTCAGCTTCTTCTGCTCTCTTTTCAATATAATAATCATAGTCACCTAAATAAATCGTTACACCATCTTGCTGCATATGAGCAACTTGATCGGCTAGCTTATTAATAAAATAACGATCATGGGATACGAAAATAATCGTACCAGGAAAATCAATTAATGCTGCTTCCAACACTTCTTTACTGTCGATGTCTAAATGGTTTGTTGGTTCATCCATAATTAGCAGGTTCGCTTTTTGCATCATCAACTTAGCTAGAGCCAAGCGCGCTTTCTCACCACCGCTTAATGAGTGAACATACTTTAATACATCATCACCAGAGAATAAGAAATTCCCTAAAACAGTGCGGATATCTTTTTCGTTAACAGTTGGATAATCATCCCATAATTCGAGTAAAACTGTTTTAGAAGACGATAGATTGGCCTGCTCCTGATCATAGTAACCGATTTGTACATTTGTTCCCAATTTAATGGTTCCAGTGATTGGTTTAAATTTCTCTAAGATTAGTTTCAGCAAGGTTGTTTTTCCAACACCGTTTGGTCCGACCAGTGCGATTCGTTCCCCGCGATTTACATTTAATTTTGCATTCGTAAATAAAGGCTCACTTTCATCCTCATAACGAAAAGAAAGATTGTCCATTTTTAAGACATCATTGCCACTTCGTCTGTTTATCTGAAAGGAAAAGTTAGCCGATGATTCATCGCCTAATGGTTTATCTAGTTTATCCATTTTCTCAAGTTGTTTTCTTCGGCTTTGCGCCCGTTTGGTAGTAGAAGCACGGGCGATATTTCGTTGGACAAAGTCTTCCATTTTTTTCATTTCGGTTTGTTGTTTTTCAAAATCCTTTAATTCCTGTTCATAATCGAGCGCCTTTTGTTCTAGAAATTTACTGTAACTGCCGTGGTACTTCTTCGTTATATGCCGTGAAATCTCGTAAACAATTGAAACGGTTTTGTCCAAAAAGTAACGGTCATGGGATACAATAATAACTGCTCCGGGATAGCTAATTAAATAGTTTTCTAACCATCCGAGGGTGTCTATATCTAGGTGGTTGGTAGGCTCATCTAATATAAGTAATTCCGGCTTTTTCAATAACAGTTTCCCTAATGCTAATCTTGTCTTTTGTCCACCGCTCAATTCATTAATTGGTGTCCCGTAATCATAATCCTGAAAGTGGAGACCGCTAAGAACAGCCTTTATATCAGCCTCGTATGTGTACCCACCATTCGTATGAAAGGATTGTTGAAGTTTATCATAGTCCTGTAAGATCTTTTCATTATGGGCACTGGACATTCCAGAAGCTTGTTCCATTTCCTTCTCTAGTGCTCGTAAATCTTGCTCTTGGATGGTCAAATGATGAAATACCTCAACCATTTCATCCCATATTGTTTTTTCAGAAGCCAAAGATGTATGTTGTGACAAATAACCTATCGTCAGGTCTTTTGGTCTGAAAAGATCTCCATCATCGTAATTAAGCTCTCCAGCCATAATCTTTAATAAAGTTGATTTGCCAGAACCATTTCTTCCCACAATAGCTATTCGATCATTATCCTTTATTTCAAGTTTCACATTTGCTAAAATTTCATCTGCCCCGAAGGACTTCGTAAGATTATTTAATTGCATTAATATCATAACGTTCACCTCATATTCTCCAGTGTATCGCATTGTTAATCAGCCTCGCAACAATTGTGAAATTAATCACGACTTTCCCGAATTTTTCTGATATAATTAGAACTATATAATAGATGTGAATATACATGAGGCATGAAGTGGAAAGAGGTACATAGATGGATAAACATAAAATACCAAAAGCAACTGCAAAACGTTTGCCATTATATTATCGATTTTTAAATAATTTAAATCACCAAGGAAAATCACGCGTTTCTTCAAAAGAACTTAGTGAAGCAGTGAAAGTAGATTCTGGAACCATTCGAAGAGACTTTTCCTATTTTGGCGCATTGGGAAAAAAAGGCTATGGGTATAATGTGGAATACTTACTTGGTTTTTTTCGTAAAACATTGGATCAGGATGAAGTAACAGATGTGGCTATAATTGGAGTGGGGAACTTAGGGACTGCTTTCTTACATTATAATTTTATGAAAAACAATAATATAAAAATCAAAATGGCTTTTGATGCAGATAAAGAAAAAGCAGGAACAGACATTGGTGGCGTTCCAATCTACCACATTGACGAGTTAGAGGAGAAATTTAATGAGACGAAAGTGGCCATTTTAACGATACCTGCTACCGAGACAGATGCGATTACAGAACGTCTTGTGCAACAAGAGATTTCAGGAATTCTTAATTTCACACCTGCACGCCTTACAGTGCCAGACCATGTTCGTGTGCATCATATTGACTTGGCAGTTGAATTACAAGCATTAACTTATTTTTTGAAAAACTACCCATTGGAAAAAGAGGATTCATAAACTGCGATAAAGTAAGTCTCTTCACCAAAATCTCTGGGGTGACAAACTAGATGAAATTATGAATTATAAGGGCCGCTGCGGAAAAACACTACGCTTTCCGTGGGCCCTTAGCTCAGCCTCCTCGGAAAAAAGAAGTTCGCTTTCTTCCTGCGGGCTCTTCCCACTGCGCTCATAGATTTTAGTGTTGCCCCATAAGTAAATAAAAAGAAGCAGCTCAGGCTACTTCTTTTTATTTTTTTTCGACCGAAGATGCATAGACATCATTCGTATTCCAATACCAAAATCAAGTGTAGCAACAGCTGCAAGAACGATCGTCGTGACATTCCATATCGTTTCCTCAGCAAATTGAATACCTACATATACAAATAGTATACCCATTATAAAATAGATGATCGCCATAGTCATAGTTAGTCTAACCTCCTAATAAGATCATCTGCATTTGTTCCATTTCTCGCTGCATACGTTCAATATCCTCTGGATCAAGCCCAAATTGGACGAGAACGACAATCGTGTTCATTGCCATATGCACGATGATAGGCACAATAATCCGTTTTGTTTTCACATAGAGAAATGCAAAGACAAATCCCATTGAAGCATAGATCAGCATGTGTGTAGGGTCTAAATGAATAATCCCGAATATCAAAGCTGACAATAATGCGGCAATAAAGAAGTTTGTTCGCGCATAAAATTGACCGAAAATAATTTTACGAAAGATAATTTCTTCTAATATAGGAGCTATTATGGCTGGAATAATCATAAATATTGGTGCTGCTCGTGCAATATCCATGATCTCCTGTGTATTCTCAGAACCAGGATCAATGCCAAGTAACTCCACTTCAATCATACCAGCAATTCCTTGAGCAGCGAAGGCCATAAATACCCCTAAGAATGACCATAGAATAACATTTCCCGCAGAAGAGGCATTGCGATGACTTTCCATTTTCATGTCAGGTCTCATTAGTAGAATAACTACTACAAGAGCTGAGGCAAAGCTTATAATGGACCAGTAAATAACAGCATCAAACTCACTGATTGGAAAAACTACAAACAAAATGGGTGCAAAAATAACCCCAGAAATCTGCATGATGATATAGGTTATAATCACCCACCAATATCGTTTTGGCAAAATAGAACGCTCCTTTAAACATATGTAGTTATTATTGTATGTTTCAAATTAAAATCTTATTTACAAACATAACAACTATTTTATCATTTAGAGCGGTGCCTGTCACTTCCCGATTTTTGTCGAATTTCGTCATACTAAACTGGTAAAATACAATTGCATTATACTTGCATTTTTAGGCTGATTTATTTATCATAATAATTGGGATTAGCACTCGAGAGACAAGAGTGCTAATATATAAAAAATGATATGGAATTAAGGAGGCTGATCTCATGATTAAACCACTAGGAGATCGTGTTATAATCGAACTTGTTGAACAAGAAGAGAAGACTGCAAGCGGTATCGTACTTCCAGACTCAGCAAAAGAGAAACCACAAGAAGGAAAAGTTGTGGCAGTTGGATCCGGTCGAGTTACTGAAAATGGTGAGAAAGTAGCACCAGAGGTTGCAGAAGGAAATGCCATTATCTTTTCCAAATTTGCAGGCACAGAAGTGAAATATGAAGGCACGGAATACTTAATTCTTCGTGAAAATGATATTTTAGCTATTATTGGCTAATAAATAACAAAATTTCTAAGTTAAGTTAAGATTTGAAGGAGGCAATTTTATATGGCTAAAGAAATTAAATTTAATGAAGATGCACGCCGCGCAATGCTTCGTGGTGTCGATACATTAGCAGATGCAGTAAAAGTAACATTAGGGCCAAAAGGTCGTAACGTTGTTTTAGATAAAAAGTTTGGTTCTCCATTAATTACAAATGATGGTGTAACCATTGCAAAAGAAATTGAACTAGAAGATTCCTTCGAAAATATGGGTGCACAACTTGTATCTGAAGTAGCATCAAAAACCAATGATGTAGCTGGTGATGGTACAACAACTGCAACGGTTCTTGCACAAGCAATGATCACAGAAGGTCTAAAAAACGTAACATCAGGTGCAAATCCAGTAGGCATCCGTCGCGGAATTGAGCAAGCTGTTGAAGTTGCAGTAAGTGAACTACAATCGATTTCAGAGGCAATTGACAGTAAAGATTCTATTGCACAAGTTGCATCTGTTTCATCTGGGGACAGTGAAGTTGGTAGCTTGATTTCAGAAGCAATGGAACGCGTTGGTAATGACGGCGTTATTACGATCGAAGAATCAAGAGGATTCAACACAGAGCTAGAAGTTGTGGAAGGTATGCAATTTGACCGTGGATATGCATCTCCATATATGGTTTCAGACCAGGACAAAATGGAAGCAGTGCTAGAAGATCCATACATTCTCATCACAGACAAGAAAATTGGAAATATCCAAGAAGTATTACCAATCTTGGAGCAGGTAGTACAACAAAGTAAACCACTTCTAATTATTGCTGAAGATGTTGAAGGGGAAGCACTTGCGACATTAGTTGTGAATAAACTTCGTGGAACATTTAACGCAGTAGCTGTAAAAGCACCTGGGTTTGGTGACCGTCGTAAATCCATGCTTGAAGATAT
Proteins encoded:
- a CDS encoding class I SAM-dependent methyltransferase yields the protein MKQNIYDNPIFFKEYTSLRESGVTYNDFVEQPAIKSVISTIRDKSILDLGCGTGEFAKYCIENGAWKVVGVDISENMIEKAKRENQDENIDYICESIEDLELKDLKFDIIISSLAVHSLAVHYMEDYTNLIVKVHNLLAKNGEFLFSTEHPIVTARKEMNSWVKDSDGNKLHWALDHYQEEGKREQHWYMDGVIKYHRTISTLINTLIENGFVLEKITEPQSIPVGLEKMPKLVNEKRRPSFIVIKSRKLDSLPF
- a CDS encoding ABC transporter ATP-binding protein, whose product is MILMQLNNLTKSFGADEILANVKLEIKDNDRIAIVGRNGSGKSTLLKIMAGELNYDDGDLFRPKDLTIGYLSQHTSLASEKTIWDEMVEVFHHLTIQEQDLRALEKEMEQASGMSSAHNEKILQDYDKLQQSFHTNGGYTYEADIKAVLSGLHFQDYDYGTPINELSGGQKTRLALGKLLLKKPELLILDEPTNHLDIDTLGWLENYLISYPGAVIIVSHDRYFLDKTVSIVYEISRHITKKYHGSYSKFLEQKALDYEQELKDFEKQQTEMKKMEDFVQRNIARASTTKRAQSRRKQLEKMDKLDKPLGDESSANFSFQINRRSGNDVLKMDNLSFRYEDESEPLFTNAKLNVNRGERIALVGPNGVGKTTLLKLILEKFKPITGTIKLGTNVQIGYYDQEQANLSSSKTVLLELWDDYPTVNEKDIRTVLGNFLFSGDDVLKYVHSLSGGEKARLALAKLMMQKANLLIMDEPTNHLDIDSKEVLEAALIDFPGTIIFVSHDRYFINKLADQVAHMQQDGVTIYLGDYDYYIEKRAEEAEIARLKQVESEKVEQKNEPKKRSHKEEKQLQSERRKQQRRITELEETIEKREGEIAELEEKMTQPEIYQDHEKALELTTKTNELKQDIEHLMEEWATLQED
- a CDS encoding redox-sensing transcriptional repressor Rex, with the protein product MDKHKIPKATAKRLPLYYRFLNNLNHQGKSRVSSKELSEAVKVDSGTIRRDFSYFGALGKKGYGYNVEYLLGFFRKTLDQDEVTDVAIIGVGNLGTAFLHYNFMKNNNIKIKMAFDADKEKAGTDIGGVPIYHIDELEEKFNETKVAILTIPATETDAITERLVQQEISGILNFTPARLTVPDHVRVHHIDLAVELQALTYFLKNYPLEKEDS
- a CDS encoding YdiK family protein, whose product is MTMAIIYFIMGILFVYVGIQFAEETIWNVTTIVLAAVATLDFGIGIRMMSMHLRSKKNKKK
- a CDS encoding CPBP family intramembrane glutamic endopeptidase gives rise to the protein MPKRYWWVIITYIIMQISGVIFAPILFVVFPISEFDAVIYWSIISFASALVVVILLMRPDMKMESHRNASSAGNVILWSFLGVFMAFAAQGIAGMIEVELLGIDPGSENTQEIMDIARAAPIFMIIPAIIAPILEEIIFRKIIFGQFYARTNFFIAALLSALIFGIIHLDPTHMLIYASMGFVFAFLYVKTKRIIVPIIVHMAMNTIVVLVQFGLDPEDIERMQREMEQMQMILLGG
- the groES gene encoding co-chaperone GroES — translated: MIKPLGDRVIIELVEQEEKTASGIVLPDSAKEKPQEGKVVAVGSGRVTENGEKVAPEVAEGNAIIFSKFAGTEVKYEGTEYLILRENDILAIIG
- the groL gene encoding chaperonin GroEL (60 kDa chaperone family; promotes refolding of misfolded polypeptides especially under stressful conditions; forms two stacked rings of heptamers to form a barrel-shaped 14mer; ends can be capped by GroES; misfolded proteins enter the barrel where they are refolded when GroES binds) → MAKEIKFNEDARRAMLRGVDTLADAVKVTLGPKGRNVVLDKKFGSPLITNDGVTIAKEIELEDSFENMGAQLVSEVASKTNDVAGDGTTTATVLAQAMITEGLKNVTSGANPVGIRRGIEQAVEVAVSELQSISEAIDSKDSIAQVASVSSGDSEVGSLISEAMERVGNDGVITIEESRGFNTELEVVEGMQFDRGYASPYMVSDQDKMEAVLEDPYILITDKKIGNIQEVLPILEQVVQQSKPLLIIAEDVEGEALATLVVNKLRGTFNAVAVKAPGFGDRRKSMLEDIATLTGAEVITEDLGLDLKSTEMEQLGRASKIVVTKENTTIVEGSGNPETISSRVGQIRAQAEETTSDFDKEKLHERLAKLAGGVAVIKVGAATETELKERKLRIEDALNSTRAAVEEGIVSGGGTALVNVYAKVGSLALEGDEATGASIVLRALEEPVRQIAHNAGLEGSIVVERLKGEEIGVGYDAANAEWVNMVEAGIVDPAKVVRYALQNAASVAAMFLTTEAVVADQPGESEVGAGGGMPDMGGMGGMGGMM